A single region of the candidate division KSB1 bacterium genome encodes:
- a CDS encoding YicC family protein: MIISMTGFGRGQYSLDGYEAVVEVRSLNHRFLDVAIRLPRGLGAYEQAVKDFVRTKVNRGRINVAVTLKSESDSEFGLNVDEETARRYKHLLETLIKKLDLPGPVTLEHLLHFSDILTIAEENALPEQAWTCVEKALSLAMDEMNAMRLREGQEIANDLRVRLNGLQEKIERIKTHAASRSKDEFDKLYKRLVAMVDTKELDRTRLELEVALLADRVDITEECTRFQSHNTLFLEALGDSEPAGRKLNFLLQEMNREANTIGAKANDAQTAHWVVGIKEEVEKLREQIQNIE; this comes from the coding sequence ATGATCATCAGCATGACGGGTTTTGGCCGGGGGCAATACAGCCTGGATGGGTACGAGGCGGTAGTTGAAGTGCGTTCACTCAACCATCGTTTTCTTGATGTCGCAATTCGGTTGCCGCGCGGTTTGGGCGCTTATGAGCAGGCGGTCAAAGATTTTGTGCGCACGAAAGTCAATCGCGGCCGGATCAATGTTGCCGTAACGTTGAAGTCGGAAAGCGATAGTGAGTTCGGCCTGAATGTTGACGAAGAAACGGCGCGACGTTACAAGCATCTTCTTGAAACGCTCATCAAAAAGCTTGATTTGCCGGGGCCGGTGACGCTGGAGCATCTGCTGCACTTTTCGGATATTCTCACGATTGCCGAAGAAAACGCGCTGCCGGAGCAGGCGTGGACCTGTGTCGAAAAAGCGCTGTCATTGGCGATGGACGAAATGAATGCCATGCGACTGCGCGAGGGGCAGGAGATCGCCAACGATTTGCGTGTGCGGCTGAACGGCTTGCAGGAAAAGATTGAACGCATCAAAACACACGCAGCCAGCCGCAGCAAGGACGAATTTGATAAACTTTACAAGCGGCTGGTCGCGATGGTTGACACCAAAGAATTGGACCGCACGAGGCTCGAGCTGGAAGTTGCCTTGCTCGCCGATCGCGTCGATATTACCGAAGAATGCACCCGCTTTCAGAGCCATAATACGCTTTTTCTCGAAGCGCTGGGGGATTCCGAGCCGGCCGGACGCAAACTGAATTTTCTTTTACAGGAGATGAACCGAGAAGCCAACACCATTGGCGCCAAGGCGAATGATGCGCAAACCGCGCATTGGGTGGTGGGCATCAAGGAGGAAGTGGAAAAACTGCGGGAGCAGATTCAAAACATCGAGTGA
- the rpoZ gene encoding DNA-directed RNA polymerase subunit omega, whose translation MASTIPIDELKKHSNNIYEAIMIIAKRARQINDEQKRLIEQETGYDSSLDNVNDDDTDDDSAEAPEERQTQPVKYIKLPKPTTLALEEMLSGRLNYHYAEKSSDDEPRK comes from the coding sequence ATGGCAAGCACCATTCCCATTGATGAATTAAAAAAACACAGCAACAACATTTATGAAGCGATCATGATCATCGCCAAGCGGGCGCGTCAAATCAATGACGAGCAGAAGCGCCTGATCGAGCAGGAAACCGGTTACGACAGCAGCCTGGACAACGTCAACGACGACGACACCGACGACGACAGTGCGGAGGCGCCGGAAGAGCGTCAAACGCAGCCGGTCAAATATATCAAACTTCCCAAACCGACGACCCTGGCGTTGGAAGAAATGCTTTCAGGCCGGCTCAATTATCACTACGCCGAGAAATCTTCCGACGACGAACCCAGGAAATAG
- the gmk gene encoding guanylate kinase, with product MQQPETSFGGRAKRGYLVVISAPSGGGKTTVIRRLLENRQPDFAYSVSATTRAPRSNEQHGRDYYFLSDEEFATRIREGGFIEWATVHGNLYGTPKEPVENWLAAGLFVFMDLDVQGGINVKTQYGDRAILIFIKPPSMELLRNRLTVRNTDSPEAIKTRLQNAEAELEKAKFYDHIVVNHQLDDTVAEVRAIINQYRQ from the coding sequence ATGCAACAGCCGGAGACATCTTTTGGCGGGCGCGCCAAGCGCGGTTATTTAGTCGTCATCTCGGCGCCTTCTGGCGGCGGCAAAACCACCGTGATCCGGCGGTTGCTGGAAAATCGCCAGCCGGATTTCGCCTACTCGGTTTCGGCGACGACCCGAGCGCCGCGGTCGAACGAGCAGCATGGCCGGGATTATTATTTTCTGTCAGACGAGGAATTTGCCACGCGAATTCGGGAGGGCGGCTTCATCGAGTGGGCGACCGTGCATGGCAATCTCTACGGCACGCCGAAAGAGCCAGTTGAGAACTGGCTAGCCGCCGGGCTGTTTGTGTTTATGGATCTTGACGTGCAAGGCGGTATCAACGTCAAAACTCAATATGGCGACCGCGCTATTCTGATTTTTATCAAGCCACCATCGATGGAATTGTTGCGCAACCGGCTGACCGTGCGCAACACCGATTCCCCGGAGGCGATCAAAACCCGCTTGCAGAACGCGGAGGCCGAGCTCGAAAAAGCGAAGTTTTACGACCACATTGTGGTGAATCACCAATTGGACGACACGGTTGCCGAGGTGCGAGCAATTATCAATCAGTATCGGCAATAA